A window of Bacillus toyonensis BCT-7112 genomic DNA:
CCATTATTAAATATATCAAAACAATTAGGGATTCACTTATATGGTAAGTATGAAGGAGCGAATCCAACAGGTTCTTTTAAAGATCGTGGTATGGTAATGGCGGTTGCTAAAGCGAAAGAAGAAGGTTCTGAGGCAATCATTTGTGCATCAACAGGTAATACATCGGCAGCGGCTGCAGCATATGCGGCACGCCTCGGAATGAAATGTATTATCGTAATCCCGGAAGGAAAGATTGCGCATGGAAAGTTAGCGCAAGCAGTCGCTTATGGAGCTGAAATCATTTCAATAGAAGGAAATTTTGATGATGCACTTAAGGCTGTAAGAAACATTGCTGCAGAAGAGCCAATTACATTAGTAAACTCAGTGAACCCTTATCGAATTGAAGGGCAAAAAACAGCAGCGTTTGAAATTTGTGACCAGTTGCAAAAAGCGCCAGATGTTCTCGCTATTCCTGTTGGGAATGCAGGGAATATTACAGCATACTGGAAAGGGTTCTGTGAATATGAGAAAGAAAAAGGCTACAAAAAGCCAAGAATTCACGGCTTTGAAGCGGAAGGAGCAGCTGCAATTGTAAAAGGACATGTAATTGAAGAACCTGAAACAATTGCAACAGCTATACGTATCGGTAACCCAGCGAGTTGGTCATATGCAGTAGAGGCTGCTGAGCAGTCTCGAGGCGAGATAGATATGGTATCAGATGAGGAAATATTACATGCGTATAGATTGTTAGCAAAAACGGAAGGGGTTTTCGCTGAGCCAGGATCAAATGCTTCATTAGCTGGCGTAATGAAACATGTTCAATCTGGAAAAATCAAAAAAGGAGAAACAGTAGTTGCGGTATTAACTGGAAATGGTTTGAAAGATCCTGATATCGCAATTTCTTCTAATAAATTAGATATTGCAAGTGTTTCAAATGATATAGAACAAATTAAAGAACATATAAAAGGGGTGATTATGTCGTGATACCATTGAGAGTACGTGTGCCTGCTAGTACAGCAAATGTTGGACCTGGATTTGATTCAGTAGGAATAGCTTTGTCATTGTATTTAGAGGTTGTTGTAAAGGGCACAGCTGATAAATGGCAAGTAATACATTCCTTTGAAGATTCAATTCCGACAGATGATAAAAATTTAATCGTTAGCACGGCATGTAAAGTATGTCCGTCTTTATCACCCCATATAATAGAAGTTACTAGTAATATTCCGCTAACAAGAGGACTAGGAAGTAGTGCCTCAGCGATTGTAGCAGGAATAGAGCTTGCGAATCAACTTGCTAATTTGAACTTAACGACTGATCAAAAGGTTCAAATTGCTACAAATTTTGAAGGGCATCCAGATAATGTTGCAGCTTCTATATTAGGTGGAACTGTAATCGGAGCACTTGATGGAAAGAATGTTTCAGTTGTAAGGATTGAAAGTAAGGAATTAGGCGTAATTTCTCTTATTCCAAATGAAGAGCTAAATACAGATGAAAGTCGATCTGTATTACCAGAAATGTTTCCGTTTCATGAAGCAGTTAAAGCTAGTGCGATAAGCAACGTATTAGTAGCAGCATTATGCCAAAAGCGGTGGGAAGTTGTAGGTGAAATGATGGAAAGAGATCATTTTCACGAGCCATATCGTTTAGAACTCGTACCGTTATTACCATCTATTCGTAAATGCGCAAAAGAATTCGGTGCGTACGGCACAGCACTTAGCGGTGCGGGACCATCTATTTTTATATTAACGCCGTATGAGAAACGTCAAGAAATCGCTGAGCAATTAGCGAAAGTATTTACAGCTATGAAAGTATGTGAGCTTGAAATCGATCATAAAGGGATTTCTGTAAATAAGGAAGAACATATTGGATTATAAAAAAAGCTAGCATCGCTAGCTTTTTTTTTTGCTGTAAATATATT
This region includes:
- the thrB gene encoding homoserine kinase, whose product is MIPLRVRVPASTANVGPGFDSVGIALSLYLEVVVKGTADKWQVIHSFEDSIPTDDKNLIVSTACKVCPSLSPHIIEVTSNIPLTRGLGSSASAIVAGIELANQLANLNLTTDQKVQIATNFEGHPDNVAASILGGTVIGALDGKNVSVVRIESKELGVISLIPNEELNTDESRSVLPEMFPFHEAVKASAISNVLVAALCQKRWEVVGEMMERDHFHEPYRLELVPLLPSIRKCAKEFGAYGTALSGAGPSIFILTPYEKRQEIAEQLAKVFTAMKVCELEIDHKGISVNKEEHIGL
- the thrC gene encoding threonine synthase translates to MYKGLLKQYAAYLPVNENTPDVSLMEGNTPLIPLLNISKQLGIHLYGKYEGANPTGSFKDRGMVMAVAKAKEEGSEAIICASTGNTSAAAAAYAARLGMKCIIVIPEGKIAHGKLAQAVAYGAEIISIEGNFDDALKAVRNIAAEEPITLVNSVNPYRIEGQKTAAFEICDQLQKAPDVLAIPVGNAGNITAYWKGFCEYEKEKGYKKPRIHGFEAEGAAAIVKGHVIEEPETIATAIRIGNPASWSYAVEAAEQSRGEIDMVSDEEILHAYRLLAKTEGVFAEPGSNASLAGVMKHVQSGKIKKGETVVAVLTGNGLKDPDIAISSNKLDIASVSNDIEQIKEHIKGVIMS